The Apium graveolens cultivar Ventura chromosome 11, ASM990537v1, whole genome shotgun sequence genome has a window encoding:
- the LOC141696211 gene encoding uncharacterized protein LOC141696211 translates to MANMVQPNIPKLTAINYGNWSIQMKVLLGSYDNWDIVESGFIKPADAAAEVALPNAEKTALKESRKKDKKALYTIFQGVDESTFEKILDAKTEKEAWEILQKIFQGVKKVKKVRLQVLRGEFENIKMKASENIGKYATRLKTVTNEMKRNGESLDDVRVMEKLLRSLTRKFDYVVTSIEESEDLSTISIDELVGSLQAHEQRMNQYDDTSHLEKALQSKVSIGESSSSSSSGRGRGGFRGGYRGGRGRGRQSFNRSQNTEGYRPSGRGQNFRSRGRGGFQ, encoded by the coding sequence GAATTGGAGTATCCAGATGAAGGTGTTACTCGGTTCCTACGACAATTGGGATATTGTCGAAAGTGGGTTTATTAAGCCTGCAGATGCTGCCGCTGAAGTAGCACTACCAAATGCCGAGAAGACGGCATTAAAGGAATCCCGGAAAAAAGACAAGAAGGCGCTATATACAATTTTTCAAGGTGTTGACGAATCTACCTTTGAAAAAATTTTAGATGCAAAAACGGAGAAAGAGGCATGGGAGATTTTGCAAAAAATTTTCCAAGGTGTCAAAAAAGTTAAAAAGGTGCGGCTCCAAGTTCTTCGTGGCGAGTTCGAAAATATTAAAATGAAGGCCTCAGAAAATATTGGTAAATATGCTACTCGTTTAAAAACAGTGACAAACGAGAtgaagagaaatggagaaagtcTCGATGATGTTCGGGTCATGGAAAAATTACTCCGTTCATTGACAAGAAAATTTGACTATGTCGTTACTTCTATTGAGGAGTCAGAAGATTTGTCCACAATTTCCATTGATGAGTTAGTTGGTTCACTTCAAGCGCATGAACAGCGgatgaaccagtatgatgatACAAGCCATTTGGAAAAGGCGTTGCAAAGTAAGGTGTCCATTGGTGAAAGTTCAAGCAGTAGCAGTTCTGGTCGTGGAAGAGGTGGCTTTAGAGGTGGCTACCGTGGTGGAAGAGGACGTGGAAGACAGTCCTTCAACAGAAGCCAGAACACTGAAGGTTATCGTCCATCTGGCCGTGGTCAGAATTTTAGAAGCCGAGGACGAGGAGGATTTCAATGA